In the genome of Candidatus Reidiella endopervernicosa, one region contains:
- the ubiG gene encoding bifunctional 2-polyprenyl-6-hydroxyphenol methylase/3-demethylubiquinol 3-O-methyltransferase UbiG, producing the protein MNSSQQPNVDPSEVAKFEALASRWWDPNSEFKPLHDINPLRLDYVDNAVSLSGKKVIDVGCGGGILAESMAQRGAIVTGIDMGEAPLQIAKLHKLESGVEVDYHQSTAEAFADTHLEQFDAVTCMEMLEHVPEPGSVIAACMRMVKPGGKLFFSTLNRNPKAYLFAIVGAEYLLNMLPKGTHDYSKFIRPSELDSWAREAGLEARNISGMSYNPFTQRYSLGSDVSVNYLACYEKV; encoded by the coding sequence ATGAACAGCAGCCAACAGCCCAACGTCGATCCGAGCGAAGTCGCCAAATTCGAGGCACTCGCCTCCCGCTGGTGGGATCCCAACAGTGAATTCAAACCGCTGCACGATATCAACCCGTTACGACTCGACTATGTCGACAACGCTGTCAGTCTGAGCGGCAAAAAAGTAATCGACGTCGGTTGTGGCGGTGGCATCCTTGCCGAGAGCATGGCGCAGCGTGGCGCTATCGTCACCGGCATCGACATGGGTGAGGCCCCGCTGCAGATTGCCAAGCTGCACAAACTCGAATCAGGCGTCGAGGTCGACTACCACCAGAGCACTGCTGAGGCATTTGCCGATACACACCTCGAGCAGTTTGATGCCGTTACCTGCATGGAGATGCTTGAGCACGTTCCTGAACCCGGCTCAGTCATCGCGGCTTGTATGCGCATGGTTAAACCGGGTGGAAAACTCTTCTTCTCCACCCTTAACCGCAACCCGAAGGCCTATCTGTTCGCCATTGTTGGCGCCGAATACCTGCTCAACATGCTGCCAAAGGGAACCCACGACTACAGCAAGTTCATCCGCCCCTCAGAGCTCGATAGTTGGGCACGCGAGGCGGGGCTCGAGGCACGCAACATCAGCGGTATGAGTTACAACCCCTTCACTCAGCGCTACAGCCTTGGCAGCGATGTCAGCGTCAACTACCTTGCCTGTTACGAGAAGGTTTGA
- the mog gene encoding molybdopterin adenylyltransferase, with protein MTIRIGIITASDRASAGVYEDISGKAIIETMNDYLTSSFEPVYRVIPDEQAEIEKAMIELADKEGCCLIVTTGGTGPALRDVTPEATEAVCEKMMPGFGELMRQTSLQYVPTAILSRQTAGIRGKSLIINLPGKPKSIRECLDAVFPAVPYCIDLIEGPFLECNEEVMKPFRPKAK; from the coding sequence ATGACCATCCGAATCGGCATCATCACCGCGTCCGACCGCGCCAGCGCCGGTGTCTACGAAGATATCTCCGGCAAGGCGATTATCGAGACCATGAACGACTACCTCACTTCATCGTTTGAGCCGGTCTACCGGGTGATTCCCGATGAGCAGGCAGAGATCGAGAAGGCGATGATCGAGCTGGCCGATAAAGAGGGGTGTTGTCTGATCGTCACCACCGGCGGCACCGGCCCGGCGCTACGCGATGTCACCCCCGAGGCGACCGAGGCAGTCTGTGAGAAGATGATGCCCGGCTTCGGCGAACTGATGCGCCAGACCAGTCTGCAGTATGTGCCGACGGCGATCCTCTCGCGCCAAACGGCAGGTATCCGTGGGAAGTCGCTGATTATTAACCTCCCCGGCAAACCCAAATCGATTCGCGAGTGTCTCGATGCCGTCTTCCCGGCGGTACCCTACTGCATTGATCTGATTGAAGGCCCGTTCCTCGAGTGCAATGAGGAAGTGATGAAACCGTTTCGACCCAAGGCGAAGTAG
- the mtnA gene encoding S-methyl-5-thioribose-1-phosphate isomerase, protein MSAFDNIRPIQWEHGKLRLIDQRILPQSETWLEYEASADVADAITSMVVRGAPAIGITAAYGVVLAAQRRYRESADGWRSAIEDDLKYLAASRPTAVNLFWAIERMRGVIESVAVGGPGPALLAEAQHIHQEDVAANLRMGELGAALIEGEGGGILTHCNAGALATGGYGTALGVIRSAFAAGKTAMVYADETRPWMQGARLTAWEMVHDDIPVTLLADGAAAYLMKQGKVQWVVVGSDRIAANGDVANKIGTYSAALAARYHGVKFMVVAPTSTVDMSVASGGEIPIESRSTDEILGLAGQRIAAEKAQAWNPVFDVTPADLVDAIVTEKGVVLNPNTEKMAVMMKS, encoded by the coding sequence ATGAGCGCCTTCGACAACATCCGCCCCATTCAGTGGGAGCATGGCAAGCTTCGTTTAATCGATCAGCGGATTTTGCCGCAAAGTGAAACCTGGTTGGAGTATGAGGCATCTGCAGACGTTGCCGATGCAATTACTTCAATGGTGGTGCGTGGTGCACCGGCAATTGGTATCACAGCTGCCTATGGCGTGGTGCTGGCGGCGCAACGACGTTATCGCGAGTCGGCTGACGGATGGCGGAGTGCGATTGAAGACGATCTTAAATATCTTGCCGCCTCTCGCCCCACTGCCGTGAATCTATTCTGGGCGATTGAGCGCATGCGTGGTGTGATCGAGTCGGTCGCTGTGGGGGGTCCGGGGCCCGCACTGCTCGCCGAGGCACAGCATATTCATCAGGAGGATGTCGCGGCCAACCTGCGCATGGGTGAGTTGGGCGCGGCGCTGATCGAGGGCGAGGGCGGCGGTATTCTTACTCACTGTAATGCCGGAGCATTGGCGACTGGCGGATACGGTACTGCGCTGGGTGTGATTCGCAGTGCCTTTGCTGCAGGCAAGACGGCGATGGTCTATGCCGATGAGACCCGGCCCTGGATGCAGGGTGCACGTCTGACCGCCTGGGAGATGGTTCATGACGATATCCCGGTCACACTGCTTGCAGATGGCGCGGCTGCCTATCTAATGAAGCAGGGCAAGGTGCAGTGGGTGGTGGTCGGTTCGGATCGGATTGCCGCCAATGGTGATGTGGCGAATAAGATCGGTACCTATAGTGCAGCACTTGCTGCCCGCTACCATGGGGTGAAGTTTATGGTGGTCGCTCCAACCTCGACGGTCGATATGTCGGTCGCCTCGGGGGGCGAGATACCGATTGAGTCGCGTAGTACCGATGAGATTCTGGGGCTAGCGGGACAGCGAATCGCCGCTGAGAAGGCGCAGGCGTGGAATCCGGTCTTTGACGTTACGCCGGCCGATCTGGTCGATGCGATTGTTACAGAGAAGGGCGTGGTGTTAAATCCGAACACTGAAAAGATGGCGGTAATGATGAAAAGCTGA
- a CDS encoding c-type cytochrome has protein sequence MVAKSTLYRVIRSAVVVPLALSFSTTLYAYDKETVEDHEMEKAVAIEPNIENGKRIFEICSLCHSDNGWGMVRGLSQRKPNGYYPQLAGQHKNVLIKQLADIRVGNRDNPVMYPYTLNKYIGGPQDIADVTGYISTLQISPNNEQGPGRHLALGEQIYKNDCKKCHGEYGEGNNVEYYPRVQGQNYSYMLRQMRWIRDGKRRNANAKMVKQIQGFSYRDMKAVIDYISRMPALPKVTTEQVSTN, from the coding sequence ATGGTAGCAAAGTCGACCCTTTATCGAGTTATTCGCTCCGCTGTTGTAGTACCGCTGGCACTCTCATTCTCCACAACACTTTATGCCTACGATAAAGAGACCGTTGAGGATCATGAGATGGAGAAGGCCGTTGCTATTGAGCCAAATATCGAGAACGGTAAACGTATTTTCGAAATCTGTAGTCTCTGTCATAGCGATAATGGTTGGGGCATGGTGCGAGGGTTAAGCCAGAGAAAGCCCAACGGCTACTATCCTCAGCTGGCGGGACAGCACAAAAATGTTCTGATCAAACAGCTTGCCGATATTCGAGTGGGTAATCGTGATAATCCCGTGATGTACCCCTATACGCTTAATAAATATATCGGCGGCCCACAGGATATTGCCGATGTAACCGGTTATATCTCGACCCTTCAAATCAGTCCCAATAATGAGCAGGGACCAGGACGGCACCTGGCGCTGGGTGAACAGATCTATAAAAATGACTGTAAGAAGTGTCATGGTGAGTATGGAGAGGGCAATAATGTTGAGTACTACCCGCGTGTCCAGGGGCAGAACTATAGTTATATGCTGCGCCAGATGCGGTGGATTCGTGATGGAAAACGACGCAATGCCAACGCAAAAATGGTGAAGCAGATCCAGGGTTTTAGCTATCGTGATATGAAAGCGGTCATCGATTACATTTCAAGAATGCCCGCGCTCCCTAAGGTGACCACTGAACAGGTTTCAACGAATTAA
- a CDS encoding ankyrin repeat domain-containing protein: protein MVFQLRNLFAVAALALAISFVPQQVSAAGDDELNKQLLSAVSKGNLETTERLLNEGANPDVTGDFGFFPLIYAAQDSNLKMTKLLIENGAEADNKTSDGYTPLIAAAEHGSVRITALLLSSGANPQTKTRKGRMPSCLQFVLVSRMCSRC from the coding sequence ATGGTTTTTCAACTAAGAAATCTTTTTGCAGTTGCAGCGTTGGCATTGGCAATCTCATTTGTGCCGCAGCAGGTATCAGCCGCAGGAGACGATGAACTCAACAAACAACTACTCAGCGCGGTGAGTAAGGGAAATCTTGAAACGACGGAGAGGTTACTCAATGAGGGTGCCAATCCAGATGTTACAGGCGATTTTGGTTTTTTCCCTCTGATCTATGCCGCTCAAGATAGTAATCTCAAGATGACCAAGCTGCTGATTGAAAATGGTGCTGAGGCAGACAACAAAACATCCGATGGTTACACGCCGCTAATCGCTGCAGCGGAACACGGCAGCGTACGTATCACGGCACTACTTTTGTCGAGTGGTGCTAATCCACAGACCAAGACACGGAAAGGGAGGATGCCTTCATGTTTGCAGTTCGTGCTGGTTTCGAGGATGTGCTCTCGATGCTGA
- a CDS encoding OmpA family protein, with protein sequence MKKLALCALVCIAPIVATSAAADTRYAGDSRSVVVKNAYGECWNINKLHTNIKSCGGGVQSITLGAHALFDTNSADLKPAGKQQISNVVSKVGAGNIKSATVVGHTDSMGDAEYNRDLSDRRAMSVKRYMAGEGVSANRIKTRGRGETMPVASNDTTQGRTKNRRVEIEIVTK encoded by the coding sequence ATGAAGAAGCTAGCACTATGCGCCCTCGTTTGTATTGCCCCAATCGTTGCCACCTCAGCCGCAGCTGACACTCGCTATGCTGGCGACTCACGCAGCGTCGTTGTCAAAAATGCATACGGCGAATGTTGGAACATCAACAAACTCCACACCAACATCAAGTCCTGTGGTGGCGGTGTACAGTCGATCACTCTCGGTGCACACGCACTGTTTGATACCAATAGCGCAGACCTGAAGCCTGCAGGTAAGCAGCAGATCAGCAACGTCGTTTCTAAGGTTGGTGCCGGTAACATCAAGTCAGCCACTGTAGTCGGCCACACCGACAGCATGGGTGATGCGGAATATAACCGTGACCTCTCTGATCGTCGCGCCATGTCCGTCAAACGCTACATGGCCGGTGAAGGTGTAAGCGCCAACCGCATCAAGACCCGTGGCCGCGGCGAGACCATGCCAGTCGCCAGCAACGACACCACTCAGGGTCGCACCAAGAACCGTCGTGTTGAGATCGAGATCGTTACTAAATAA
- a CDS encoding zinc ribbon domain-containing protein — MAIRYKTCPKCGHTRSDNDPANSDRCANCGIIYEKWLKQRFKSANHTTEHRESESRHRGRELFDYLLYVNPATDSMVFYGRVLIYLIFFIWGWSFILMDIHWDSFNSSFMHVINLVFHEAGHVLFRPFGEFMTTLGGSLMQLIVPLVAMLALLIKNRDTFGATIGLWWLGQSMMDLAPYINDARSLTMPLLGGGTGADRPGWHDWENILLDLGLIEQDHTIAVMVDGIGSALMIFAFIWGALLLKNRGQITNKAKPCR; from the coding sequence ATGGCGATCCGCTACAAAACCTGCCCCAAGTGTGGACACACCCGTAGCGATAACGATCCCGCAAACAGCGATCGCTGTGCCAACTGCGGCATCATCTATGAGAAGTGGCTTAAACAGCGTTTTAAAAGCGCCAACCACACCACCGAACATCGAGAGAGTGAATCACGCCATCGTGGTCGTGAACTTTTCGACTACCTGCTCTATGTTAATCCAGCAACCGACTCAATGGTCTTTTATGGACGAGTCCTGATCTATCTGATTTTCTTTATCTGGGGCTGGAGTTTCATTCTGATGGACATTCATTGGGACAGCTTCAACAGCTCCTTCATGCACGTCATCAACCTCGTTTTTCATGAGGCGGGGCATGTGCTGTTTAGACCCTTTGGTGAGTTCATGACCACCCTGGGCGGTAGCCTGATGCAACTGATCGTACCGCTCGTCGCGATGCTGGCGCTGCTGATTAAAAACCGTGACACCTTTGGTGCCACCATCGGCCTTTGGTGGCTGGGTCAGAGCATGATGGACCTCGCCCCCTACATCAACGACGCCCGCTCTCTCACCATGCCACTACTCGGTGGTGGCACCGGTGCAGATCGTCCCGGCTGGCACGACTGGGAAAATATCCTGCTCGACCTCGGTCTGATAGAACAAGATCACACCATCGCCGTGATGGTCGATGGCATCGGCTCAGCTCTGATGATCTTCGCCTTTATCTGGGGTGCTCTACTATTGAAAAATCGTGGACAAATCACCAACAAGGCTAAACCCTGCAGGTGA
- a CDS encoding ankyrin repeat domain-containing protein, with translation MFAVRAGFEDVLSMLIGYGASVNTADKHGRTALMNAISNDQYHVMQMLLMAGADPNVESSDSSTPLMVAAEKAEVGFAKALLQRKADVNAADSSGAAPLHIAAADGNVDVALELLMSGADKELRDSDGWTPLMSAAFSGNESIVHMLLEHGADPQAKNNRGKTALDLAKMKRHNALVKRLAETTK, from the coding sequence ATGTTTGCAGTTCGTGCTGGTTTCGAGGATGTGCTCTCGATGCTGATCGGTTACGGCGCAAGTGTGAATACCGCTGACAAGCATGGTCGAACGGCATTGATGAATGCTATCTCAAACGATCAGTATCACGTGATGCAGATGTTGTTGATGGCGGGTGCTGATCCCAATGTGGAGAGCTCGGACAGCAGTACGCCGTTGATGGTGGCTGCTGAGAAGGCGGAGGTAGGTTTTGCAAAGGCCCTGCTTCAACGCAAGGCGGACGTGAATGCGGCGGATTCGAGCGGTGCGGCACCGCTGCATATCGCTGCAGCCGATGGCAATGTGGATGTTGCCCTGGAGCTGCTGATGAGCGGTGCCGATAAAGAGTTACGCGACAGTGACGGCTGGACGCCATTGATGAGCGCGGCATTTAGTGGAAACGAGAGCATTGTTCATATGCTGCTTGAGCACGGCGCTGATCCTCAAGCGAAGAATAATCGTGGCAAGACAGCGCTCGACCTGGCTAAGATGAAACGCCATAACGCTCTAGTCAAACGGCTTGCAGAGACGACCAAGTAG
- a CDS encoding DNA recombination protein RmuC, which produces MDATQLTVVIITALLALGLGLLIGHLRAQREVTTLREAKIKLSSELAHEQRSAADKIAALEKAQAEARGQLSDTFGAMASEALKHNSSEFLKLAQENLKQFQTQAQGELSQREKAVENLVKPIREALQKTESQIQKMESERQSAYGSLSKHLETMAEAQRLLQGETRNLVQALRRPEVRGQWGEMTLKRLAELAGMVEHCDFYEQEQVQTEEGALRPDMIVRMPDGREIIVDAKTPLDAYLSAVEATDDESRQRELARHTRKVRERVKELASKSYWQQFKNSPDFVVLFIPGDQFLTAALDNDRKLLEDALADKVILATPTSFVALLRAVAYGWRQEALADNAENIRKLGEEMYDRLATFADHLSKVGKSLDSSVNHYNKAVGSFDTRILPSARKFTEMGISAKKEVGDSQQIERAPRRVESAETSSSDSE; this is translated from the coding sequence ATGGATGCCACACAACTCACCGTCGTAATTATCACCGCCCTGCTCGCCCTCGGCCTCGGTCTGCTGATCGGCCACCTGCGTGCGCAACGCGAGGTCACCACCCTGCGTGAGGCGAAGATCAAGCTCAGTAGCGAGCTGGCACACGAACAGCGTAGCGCAGCCGACAAGATCGCCGCACTGGAGAAGGCGCAGGCGGAGGCGCGTGGCCAGCTCAGCGACACCTTCGGTGCGATGGCGAGCGAGGCACTGAAACACAACAGTTCCGAGTTCCTGAAGCTGGCGCAGGAGAACCTGAAGCAGTTCCAGACCCAGGCACAGGGGGAACTCTCACAACGCGAAAAAGCGGTTGAGAATCTGGTCAAACCGATCCGAGAGGCGCTGCAGAAGACCGAGAGCCAGATCCAGAAGATGGAGAGCGAGCGCCAGAGCGCCTACGGCTCACTGAGCAAACACCTTGAGACGATGGCCGAGGCGCAACGCCTACTGCAGGGTGAGACACGCAATCTGGTGCAGGCGCTACGCCGTCCCGAGGTGCGTGGTCAGTGGGGTGAGATGACACTCAAGCGCCTCGCCGAGCTGGCTGGCATGGTCGAGCACTGCGATTTCTACGAGCAGGAGCAGGTGCAGACCGAAGAGGGTGCGCTACGTCCCGACATGATCGTACGCATGCCCGACGGGCGCGAGATCATCGTCGATGCCAAGACCCCACTCGACGCCTATCTCAGCGCCGTTGAGGCGACCGATGACGAGAGTCGCCAGCGTGAACTGGCCCGTCACACCCGCAAGGTGCGTGAACGTGTTAAAGAACTCGCCTCCAAATCCTACTGGCAGCAGTTCAAAAACAGTCCCGATTTCGTGGTGCTCTTCATCCCTGGTGACCAGTTCCTCACCGCCGCGCTCGATAACGATCGTAAACTGCTCGAGGATGCACTGGCCGACAAGGTGATACTTGCCACCCCCACCAGCTTTGTCGCGCTGCTGCGTGCGGTTGCCTACGGCTGGCGTCAGGAGGCACTGGCAGATAACGCCGAGAATATTCGTAAGCTGGGTGAGGAGATGTACGATCGCCTCGCCACCTTTGCCGATCACCTCTCCAAGGTAGGCAAAAGCCTTGATAGCAGCGTGAATCACTACAATAAAGCGGTAGGCTCCTTCGACACTCGCATTCTCCCCTCGGCGCGCAAGTTCACCGAGATGGGTATCAGTGCCAAGAAAGAGGTCGGTGATAGCCAGCAGATCGAACGCGCACCGCGCCGGGTCGAGTCGGCCGAAACATCCAGCAGCGATAGCGAATAG
- a CDS encoding cytochrome c yields the protein MPAKTRALMRADMQDHLAALTTIFALLADDQYEKAGEVAEQRMGKSTMGKHRESGVPPGRYMPLAMRELGWGMHESASELAEVAKQGDVNKTYTALQKLTAGCVGCHMAYRTR from the coding sequence ATGCCAGCCAAGACCCGCGCACTGATGCGCGCCGATATGCAAGATCATCTGGCAGCACTCACCACCATCTTTGCACTACTGGCTGACGATCAGTATGAGAAGGCGGGCGAGGTGGCCGAGCAGCGCATGGGCAAGAGCACGATGGGCAAGCACCGGGAGAGTGGAGTACCACCGGGGCGGTATATGCCGTTGGCGATGCGCGAGTTAGGCTGGGGCATGCATGAGTCGGCGAGTGAGCTGGCCGAAGTCGCCAAACAGGGCGATGTGAATAAGACCTACACTGCGCTGCAAAAACTGACGGCAGGTTGCGTCGGCTGTCACATGGCGTATCGAACACGATAA
- a CDS encoding HAD family hydrolase: MNQIKTVLFDLDGTLLDTAPDLAFALNETLKAAGHAPLPYETIRPVVSHGGAALIELGFEIDASHPDFENHRQYLLDTYRDNIALHTRPFEGIETLLETIERRGCNWGVVTNKPAWLTDPLLKQLDLYERAATVISGDTLDQRKPHPAPMLHACSEAGSGAEACLYIGDAERDIEAGRNAGMQTLVALFGYIGNEETPERWGADGMINDPLEAVAWF, encoded by the coding sequence GTGAACCAGATCAAGACCGTGCTGTTTGATCTCGACGGCACTCTTCTCGACACGGCGCCCGATCTCGCTTTCGCCCTCAACGAAACACTCAAGGCCGCTGGCCATGCCCCGCTCCCCTACGAGACGATCAGACCGGTTGTTTCTCACGGCGGCGCGGCATTGATTGAGCTGGGATTTGAGATCGATGCCTCACACCCTGATTTTGAGAATCACCGTCAATACCTACTCGATACTTATCGTGACAATATCGCGTTGCACACTCGCCCCTTTGAGGGCATCGAAACACTACTAGAGACGATAGAACGGCGCGGCTGTAACTGGGGCGTGGTGACCAACAAACCCGCCTGGCTGACAGACCCACTGCTTAAACAGCTCGATCTATATGAGCGAGCTGCAACAGTCATCAGCGGCGACACCCTTGATCAACGCAAACCCCACCCGGCACCGATGCTGCACGCTTGCAGTGAAGCGGGTAGTGGTGCCGAGGCGTGTCTCTACATCGGCGATGCCGAGCGCGACATCGAAGCGGGACGTAACGCTGGCATGCAGACCCTGGTGGCACTGTTTGGCTATATCGGCAATGAAGAGACTCCTGAGCGCTGGGGTGCCGACGGTATGATTAACGATCCACTCGAAGCCGTGGCGTGGTTCTGA
- a CDS encoding TRZ/ATZ family hydrolase has translation MEQFDTLIHAGWIIPVEPDDKVLDAHSIAIRDGNIVEILPSSEAHERYRAEATHDLPTHALIPGLINTHTHAAMSLMRGLADDLPLMEWLNDHIWPAESKWVDATFVREGTQLAIAEMLRGGTTCFSDMYFFPDEVGRVADHAGMRAVVGLIVIDFPTVWAKDADEYLHKGLEVHDHFRDNPLITTAFAPHAPYTVSDAPLEKISMYAEELDIPIHMHLHETAHEVENSADGRRPIERLEELGLISPRLLAVHMTQLSEDEIETVERYGGQVLHCPESNLKLASGFCPVDRLMQAGINVALGTDGAASNNDLNMFGEMRTAALLAKAVSGDASALPASAALRMATLNGAQALGIDDVTGSLVAGKAADIVAVDLGGLESQPIYNPVSQLVYATGRHQVSDVWVAGRHLLKSRELTTLDEQTIHEQTLAWRDRISSTDDAS, from the coding sequence ATGGAACAGTTCGACACACTCATCCATGCAGGCTGGATCATTCCAGTCGAGCCAGACGATAAGGTACTCGATGCGCACAGCATCGCCATTCGTGATGGCAATATCGTTGAGATCCTCCCCAGCAGCGAAGCTCATGAGCGCTACCGTGCTGAGGCCACTCACGATCTCCCCACCCATGCCCTGATTCCTGGCCTGATCAATACCCACACCCACGCAGCGATGTCACTGATGCGTGGCCTGGCTGACGACCTACCATTGATGGAGTGGCTCAACGACCATATCTGGCCCGCTGAATCGAAGTGGGTCGATGCCACCTTTGTTCGCGAAGGGACCCAATTGGCGATAGCCGAGATGCTACGTGGTGGCACCACCTGTTTCAGCGACATGTACTTCTTCCCCGATGAGGTGGGTCGTGTTGCCGACCACGCCGGAATGCGAGCCGTGGTTGGACTGATCGTCATCGACTTCCCGACCGTCTGGGCCAAGGATGCCGATGAGTATCTGCACAAGGGTCTTGAGGTACACGATCATTTCCGAGATAACCCTCTGATCACCACCGCCTTTGCCCCCCACGCCCCCTACACCGTCTCTGATGCTCCGCTGGAAAAGATCTCGATGTACGCCGAGGAGCTCGATATTCCGATCCACATGCACCTGCATGAAACAGCACATGAGGTAGAGAACAGTGCTGACGGCCGACGCCCAATTGAGCGACTCGAGGAGCTAGGACTGATCTCACCACGCCTGCTCGCCGTGCACATGACCCAACTCAGCGAGGATGAGATCGAAACAGTTGAACGCTACGGCGGCCAGGTACTCCACTGCCCTGAATCGAACCTCAAACTGGCCAGCGGCTTCTGTCCAGTCGACCGTCTGATGCAGGCGGGCATCAACGTCGCACTCGGCACCGACGGCGCGGCCAGCAACAATGATCTGAATATGTTCGGTGAGATGCGCACTGCCGCACTACTCGCCAAGGCAGTGTCGGGCGATGCTAGCGCCCTGCCCGCTTCGGCCGCACTACGCATGGCAACGCTCAATGGTGCACAAGCGCTCGGCATTGATGATGTGACCGGCTCACTGGTAGCTGGCAAGGCGGCCGATATCGTCGCCGTTGATCTGGGCGGCCTTGAGAGCCAGCCGATCTATAACCCCGTATCACAGCTGGTCTACGCGACTGGTCGCCATCAGGTCAGCGATGTCTGGGTCGCCGGTCGTCACCTGCTCAAGTCACGCGAGCTGACCACACTCGATGAACAGACTATCCATGAACAGACCCTGGCGTGGCGCGATCGCATCAGCTCAACCGACGATGCCTCGTAA